ACCTGATCGATGCCCGAGGACTGCTCCTGCGCCGCGGCTGCCATTTCGGCCACGATGTCGGTGACGCGCTTGACGCTGTCCACGATGCCGGCAAGCACCTGGCCCGATTCGTCCACCAGCGCCGAACCGGCCTGCACCTTGTCCACCGTGTCGCCAATCAGCGCCTTGATCTCCTTCGCTGCCGTGGCGCTGCGCTGGGCCAGGCTGCGCACCTCGCCGGCCACCACCGCAAAACCGCGGCCCTGCTCGCCGGCACGCGCCGCTTCCACGGCGGCGTTGAGCGCCAGCAGGTTGGTCTGGAAGGCAATCTCGTCGATCAGCTGCACGATGTCGGTGATCTGGCGGCTGGCGCCTTCGATCTCGCGCATGGCGTGACTGGTGCGGGTGGCCACCTCGCCGCCGCGCTCGGCCTGCTCGCGGGCGCTGCGGGCCAATTGGTCGGCGTGGCCGGCGTTGTCGGCGCTCTGACGCACGATGGAGGTCATCTCTTCCATCGATGCGGCGGTTTCTTCCAGGCTCGACGCCTGTTCCTGCGTGCGGTGCGACAGATCATCATTGCCGCGCGAGATCTGTTCCGCCGCGGTCGACACCACCTGGGAACCCTGCTGCACCTCGCCCACGATCTCCACCAGCTTGGCGCGCATGCGCTGCAGTGCATCGAGCATGCTGCCGGCAGCAAAGGTCTTGCCGTCATCGCCGGTCGCCAGGTCGCCATCGGCAATGCGTGCCGCCATGGCCAGCGCGAACGCCGGCTCGCCGCCGATGCTCTGGCGGATGCTGCGCATGGATTGCCACACCACGCCGATCACCAGCAGGCCCACCAGGGCGGCCTCCAGCAGGCTGACCAGCAAGGCATGCTGGAACTGCGTGTTGATGTCCACGAAATAGGCGCCCGTGCCCATGTGCATGTCCCACGGCTTGAACCACGCGCTGTAGGTGATCTTGGACTCGATCTTCTTGTCCGGCGGCATCGGCCACACATACTCGGTGACGCCCGCGCCCTTTTCACGGTCGACCTGGCGGATCATCTGCCAGAGCGGCTTGCCGTTCGGGTCCTTGTCGTCGGCGACGTTCTTTCCTTCCTTTTCCGGAAGGAAAGCGTGCACGTGCATGATGAAGTTGGAGTCGAACACGAACACATAACCGGAGCCGCCGTTGCCCCAGCGCATCGCGCGGATCACGGCAAAGGCACGGCGCTTTGCATCCTCATCGGTGAATTCACCGGCCTTCGCGCGATCGTGAAAACTCTGCGCCACGGCCATGGCCGTAGCGACGTGGTCGCTCAACGCATGCACGCGGGCCTCCATCTGCAGGCGGCGACTGTCGAACGCGGATACCACGGTCAGCGTGACCAGCCCCGCGATGACGAACGCGATGACCAGCCACACCTTGGCCGCAAGGCTCAGGCGATCGATGAACTTCAAGGGAGACTTCATTGGGTAAACCTTCAGAACGAAAGAGGGCGGTGCTGCGATTGCCCGGATTCATTCCCTGCACTGCACGTCACTGGCACCCCTGCCAGCGGCCACGGCTTCCTGTCGTGACTTCTTCATCTACAACGGGTGCAGCAACGCGCTGGTGCGCGAGCGCTGCCTTTTCCTCGCTTCAGGGTCGGGCAACGGGAAACGCCACGGCCCTTCTCTGGTCGATCGCGCACAAGTGCGCTCCTGCCGTCAGGGCGCGATGCGCGTCAGAACTCGTTCCATCCACCCGCCGCCGCCACCTTGGGCAGCGGCGACACGACGGGCTGCGGGGCGACGCGTGGCTTGGCGGGCACCGTCCCAGCCTGCACGCGGAAGTAGCGGATCTGGCGCTCCAGCTGGTCCGCCTGTTCCTGCATGGCGCGGGCCGCCGCTGCCGCCTCTTCTACGAGTGCGGCGTTCTGCTGGGTGACTTCGTCCATCTGCATCACGGCGCGGTTCACCTGGTCGATGCCCGAGGATTGCTCCTGCGCCGCGGCTGCAATCTCGGCCACGATGTCGGTGACGCGCTTGACGCTGTCCACGATGCCGGCAAGCACCTGGCCCGATTCGTCCACCAGCGCCGAACCGGCCTGCACCTTGCCGACGGTGTCGCCGATCAGCGCCTTGATTTCCTTCGCTGCCGTGGCGCTGCGCTGGGCCAGGCTGCGCACCTCGCCGGCCACCACCGCAAAACCGCGGCCCTGCTCGCCGGCACGCGCCGCTTCCACGGCGGCGTTGAGCGCCAGCAGGTTGGTCTGGAAGGCAATCTCGTCGATCAGCTGCACG
The nucleotide sequence above comes from Dyella telluris. Encoded proteins:
- a CDS encoding methyl-accepting chemotaxis protein yields the protein MKSPLKFIDRLSLAAKVWLVIAFVIAGLVTLTVVSAFDSRRLQMEARVHALSDHVATAMAVAQSFHDRAKAGEFTDEDAKRRAFAVIRAMRWGNGGSGYVFVFDSNFIMHVHAFLPEKEGKNVADDKDPNGKPLWQMIRQVDREKGAGVTEYVWPMPPDKKIESKITYSAWFKPWDMHMGTGAYFVDINTQFQHALLVSLLEAALVGLLVIGVVWQSMRSIRQSIGGEPAFALAMAARIADGDLATGDDGKTFAAGSMLDALQRMRAKLVEIVGEVQQGSQVVSTAAEQISRGNDDLSHRTQEQASSLEETAASMEEMTSIVRQSADNAGHADQLARSAREQAERGGEVATRTSHAMREIEGASRQITDIVQLIDEIAFQTNLLALNAAVEAARAGEQGRGFAVVAGEVRSLAQRSATAAKEIKALIGDTVDKVQAGSALVDESGQVLAGIVDSVKRVTDIVAEMAAAAQEQSSGIDQVNRAVMQMDEVTQQNAALVEEAAAAARAMQEQADQLQLQVGFFRLAGKASAKPAQRPAPAAASRAPVAARPVAVAAGGWSEF